A single window of Leptospira semungkisensis DNA harbors:
- a CDS encoding tetratricopeptide repeat protein — MDPRLQIALNHLKQGNSELAKSILSAWTESEPENPNAFFHYGMCLSQLGDLTQAEVQLQECIRLEPAHVQAWVGLGVLFARKKDKPKAEFHLSKALELDDTDVFAKKNLAAVYTGASKFDQALSLLKDLPESELTDSPTLYALAICYVRTDRFEKAREIFQKLEIVGVPDQVKKEYVQLKQLLEEKQFERGGIWSFLKQEEEDT; from the coding sequence ATGGACCCAAGACTCCAAATCGCGTTGAACCACTTAAAGCAGGGAAATTCTGAACTAGCTAAATCGATACTCTCCGCTTGGACCGAAAGCGAACCAGAAAATCCGAACGCTTTCTTTCATTACGGGATGTGTCTTTCTCAATTAGGAGATTTAACCCAGGCAGAGGTTCAATTGCAGGAATGCATTCGATTAGAACCGGCGCATGTCCAAGCCTGGGTAGGTTTAGGAGTTTTATTCGCAAGAAAGAAAGACAAACCGAAAGCAGAGTTCCATTTGTCCAAAGCCTTAGAGTTAGATGATACCGATGTATTTGCTAAAAAGAATCTAGCGGCAGTGTATACGGGAGCCTCTAAATTCGACCAAGCGCTCTCACTTCTCAAGGATCTGCCTGAGTCCGAGCTTACGGATTCCCCTACTCTATATGCATTAGCAATCTGTTATGTTCGTACCGATCGTTTCGAAAAAGCTAGAGAGATCTTTCAAAAGTTAGAGATCGTGGGAGTTCCGGATCAGGTCAAAAAGGAATACGTGCAACTCAAGCAACTCTTAGAAGAAAAGCAGTTTGAACGTGGGGGCATCTGGAGTTTCTTAAAACAGGAAGAAGAAGATACCTGA
- a CDS encoding phage holin family protein: MFQFIFSILLQSLVVIFVFPLIDHGFRVSGSLWDAIVIVLFFGFLNFLLRWFLVLVTLGLGYLIYLLSLGLAGLLVNAIVLLWIADLFPGKIYVPGFWAAFWGGAILSLANYVAKKESKENHNRDSRSDRRSGR; encoded by the coding sequence ATGTTCCAATTCATATTTTCCATTTTGCTCCAATCCTTGGTGGTCATCTTCGTATTCCCACTCATTGATCACGGGTTTCGTGTCAGTGGCAGTCTTTGGGATGCGATCGTAATCGTTTTATTCTTCGGATTCTTGAACTTCCTTCTCCGTTGGTTCTTGGTGTTAGTCACTCTGGGCTTGGGCTACTTGATCTATCTTCTTTCCTTAGGACTGGCTGGACTTTTGGTCAACGCAATCGTTCTATTATGGATCGCAGATTTGTTTCCTGGCAAGATCTATGTTCCTGGATTCTGGGCAGCGTTCTGGGGAGGAGCCATTTTATCCTTAGCCAACTACGTAGCTAAGAAGGAATCAAAAGAAAATCATAATAGAGACTCACGTTCCGACAGAAGAAGCGGAAGATAA
- the epsC gene encoding serine O-acetyltransferase EpsC produces the protein MIREVQAIFRNDPAARGMEFLLYPGLHAIFLHKYIAYPLYKIHLKFLARFISQFSRFLTGIEIHPGAKIGNGLFIDHGMGIVIGGTAIIGDDCILFHGVTLGGTGNHQGKRHPTIGNNVLIGARATVLGPVTVGNNVKIGAEAVVIDHDIPDDCTVVGAPGQIVRLKGKKVRKSLKKIKI, from the coding sequence ATGATCCGAGAAGTCCAGGCAATCTTTCGAAATGATCCGGCAGCCAGAGGTATGGAATTCCTGCTCTATCCCGGACTGCATGCAATCTTTTTGCATAAGTATATTGCGTATCCTTTATATAAGATCCATTTAAAGTTCTTGGCTCGTTTCATATCACAGTTTTCCCGATTTCTTACGGGAATAGAAATCCATCCGGGAGCTAAAATCGGGAACGGGCTTTTTATAGACCATGGAATGGGGATCGTGATCGGAGGAACTGCTATCATCGGAGATGATTGCATTCTATTTCACGGAGTGACTCTGGGAGGGACCGGCAATCACCAGGGGAAACGCCATCCTACTATCGGGAATAATGTATTGATCGGTGCAAGAGCAACTGTTCTGGGACCTGTCACTGTCGGAAATAATGTAAAGATCGGAGCGGAAGCTGTAGTGATCGATCATGATATTCCGGATGACTGCACCGTTGTCGGAGCTCCGGGGCAGATCGTAAGATTAAAGGGAAAAAAGGTCCGAAAGTCCCTAAAGAAAATAAAGATCTAA
- a CDS encoding TetR/AcrR family transcriptional regulator, producing the protein MKKKKPELAKPEGPYERIAETAVRLMYAQGYAGTSINQVIDESSSHKASFYRYFQTKEDLGREYIKRQGQDFREVWERLMEKSKSPEEFIGRWMALLKKQVKMEKYFGCPLARFMGSLDRPDPDWAKLSSDVLGSWISCLENYFEANKENSLLPASFPSRRKAELFLKLFQGNSQFYVMTHDPSYFQELEEEMMRELRAS; encoded by the coding sequence ATGAAAAAAAAGAAACCGGAGTTAGCAAAGCCGGAAGGTCCGTATGAAAGAATCGCCGAAACTGCCGTAAGACTGATGTATGCGCAAGGGTATGCTGGGACTTCTATCAATCAGGTGATTGATGAATCTTCTTCCCATAAGGCAAGCTTCTACCGTTATTTTCAAACCAAGGAAGATCTAGGAAGAGAATATATCAAAAGGCAGGGGCAAGACTTCAGAGAGGTTTGGGAAAGACTTATGGAGAAATCCAAGAGTCCTGAGGAATTCATAGGCCGCTGGATGGCTCTTCTTAAGAAGCAAGTCAAGATGGAAAAATATTTCGGATGCCCTTTGGCTAGATTCATGGGAAGTCTGGATCGCCCAGATCCGGATTGGGCCAAGTTAAGTTCAGACGTATTAGGATCTTGGATCTCTTGCTTAGAGAATTATTTCGAAGCGAACAAGGAGAATTCCCTTCTTCCTGCTTCCTTTCCTTCTAGGAGAAAGGCGGAACTATTTCTAAAACTTTTTCAGGGGAATTCTCAGTTTTATGTGATGACCCATGATCCTTCTTATTTCCAAGAGCTGGAAGAAGAGATGATGAGAGAATTAAGGGCTTCTTAA
- a CDS encoding zinc-dependent alcohol dehydrogenase yields MQQLQFTKRNQLNWEEVPEPKISGLNQALVRPMAVARCDLDLPILRGQTLFRAPFPVGHEFVGEIVEVSEDISSAYSKGMRVAVPFQISCGHCEQCESGLTKSCSTVPHTSAYGMGKGAKDYGGALSDLILVPYAKEMLIPFSSKIDPVSIASISDNIVEAWKLAGIYLKQNKDQSVLVLGGFASSIGLYTAALAKHMGSPKVVYLDTDNKRLDIAQSYGIQVEKVSSMPKSFGKFDIVAEANGTSEGWDCGLRSVGIEGIFSAASIFWTNNVPIPYLELYNNGATIKIGRVRSREWIPEILREVEAGFDPSKVTTRTASWSEAAEAFLEEETKLIVVR; encoded by the coding sequence ATGCAGCAGTTACAATTTACAAAGAGAAACCAATTAAATTGGGAAGAAGTCCCCGAGCCAAAGATCTCGGGACTCAACCAAGCCCTGGTTCGGCCAATGGCAGTCGCAAGATGCGATTTGGATCTACCGATTCTTAGAGGACAGACATTGTTTAGGGCTCCGTTCCCGGTAGGACATGAGTTTGTGGGAGAGATCGTAGAGGTCAGCGAGGATATTTCTTCGGCCTATTCGAAAGGAATGAGAGTAGCAGTTCCTTTTCAAATCTCCTGCGGTCATTGCGAGCAATGCGAGTCCGGGCTAACAAAGAGTTGCAGCACGGTGCCTCATACCAGTGCGTATGGAATGGGAAAAGGGGCTAAGGATTATGGCGGTGCCTTATCCGATCTTATTTTAGTTCCTTATGCTAAGGAGATGTTAATTCCATTTTCTTCTAAGATAGATCCTGTTTCGATCGCAAGCATCAGTGATAATATCGTAGAGGCTTGGAAGCTTGCAGGCATTTACTTAAAACAAAACAAAGATCAGTCTGTTCTAGTTCTCGGCGGTTTCGCATCCAGTATAGGTTTATATACTGCGGCACTTGCAAAGCACATGGGTTCGCCCAAAGTAGTATATTTGGATACAGACAATAAGCGTTTGGATATTGCGCAGTCGTACGGGATCCAAGTGGAGAAGGTGTCGAGCATGCCTAAGAGCTTCGGCAAATTCGATATTGTCGCAGAGGCGAATGGCACATCAGAAGGTTGGGATTGCGGGCTAAGATCCGTGGGAATAGAAGGAATATTTAGCGCCGCTTCCATATTCTGGACGAACAATGTTCCTATTCCTTATTTAGAATTATATAATAATGGAGCAACGATCAAGATAGGAAGAGTAAGATCCAGAGAATGGATCCCTGAGATTTTAAGAGAAGTAGAGGCTGGATTTGATCCTTCTAAGGTAACTACACGTACTGCATCCTGGTCCGAGGCCGCAGAAGCGTTTTTAGAAGAAGAAACAAAGCTTATCGTAGTTAGATAG
- a CDS encoding DsbA family protein, with amino-acid sequence MDLEIKRPEGKHSIVYVADPICTWCYGFAPVFEKIREKYSDKIDFTLVLGGLRYAQEVESFTEEVTDKLKYLWKEVERMSKRSFHYEILNNRSIRYDSEPGSRAVITAQRLNPKISFAYLDRLSESFHAQGKDPNDFQNYLDIAQELSLSPEEFKEVYEREETLLETRNDFNYGYILGVTGFPCLVFSDGIDRGILTKGFLPFNEVDEILSDYFRSIGSF; translated from the coding sequence GTGGATCTCGAAATCAAGCGTCCTGAAGGCAAACATTCCATCGTTTATGTGGCGGATCCAATCTGCACTTGGTGTTACGGATTCGCTCCCGTCTTCGAAAAAATCAGAGAAAAATACTCGGACAAGATAGACTTCACCCTAGTTTTAGGCGGACTCAGATACGCTCAAGAAGTGGAGTCATTTACGGAAGAAGTCACCGACAAACTCAAATACCTCTGGAAAGAAGTGGAGAGAATGTCCAAGAGATCCTTCCATTATGAGATCCTAAACAATAGATCCATTCGATACGATTCCGAACCTGGTTCCAGAGCGGTTATTACCGCCCAAAGATTAAATCCTAAAATATCCTTTGCCTACCTGGATCGATTGTCCGAAAGCTTTCATGCGCAAGGAAAGGATCCGAATGATTTCCAAAACTATCTGGATATCGCCCAGGAATTATCCCTTTCTCCCGAAGAATTCAAAGAAGTCTACGAGAGAGAAGAAACTCTTTTAGAAACAAGAAACGATTTCAATTACGGGTATATCTTGGGAGTCACAGGCTTTCCCTGTTTGGTTTTTTCGGATGGGATCGACAGAGGGATCCTCACGAAAGGTTTTCTCCCTTTTAACGAAGTGGATGAAATTCTATCCGATTATTTCAGATCGATCGGCAGCTTTTAG
- a CDS encoding LIC10816 family protein, translating into MDTVTIFALALLAVPVFARFARVSKDAMNRYHLIGLGGLFLILGEATKITAVKVTPIATVLPMIDIATAILAYAGVLFGVVWLSLYYVKHPNEI; encoded by the coding sequence ATGGATACAGTGACCATCTTCGCATTAGCGCTTTTGGCTGTTCCTGTGTTTGCCCGGTTTGCCCGAGTATCAAAGGATGCAATGAACCGTTATCACCTGATCGGATTGGGAGGTCTCTTCCTAATTCTTGGTGAAGCTACGAAGATCACTGCGGTTAAGGTAACACCTATCGCAACTGTTCTTCCGATGATAGACATTGCAACTGCGATCCTAGCTTACGCGGGGGTACTTTTCGGGGTAGTGTGGCTGTCGCTCTACTACGTCAAACACCCGAACGAAATCTAA
- a CDS encoding M14 family metallopeptidase, which yields MDVLSYYLETYEACRKAFVTYKKQLKARFRQFQFETLEIPKDGGEVDTYFLGQKKEPARRIVVMSSGIHGIEGFAGSAFQRRWIEEYLLDEKSHFKLPKNVDFLLIHGINAHGFKNQLRVNERNVDLNRNFALKREKLHKKFKNKNYRKIQTFLNPGTPFTNYLLEYSLFVIRFLGVVARFGAKYVMDAAVNGQYEFPKGIYYGGRKPEPVVRRLRKFFKKVLKPYDQILVLDFHTGYGERNGLSLMQNAPAGSKEDKNLRKVFGDFGLLLNEGEEDFYRTSGDFTDFFGKIFNKEKDFFPITVELGTNGNMSLTGALKGSFLMISENRIRFKGSKSESSANRIKEEFREMFYPSREDWRLAAMDHVFGILPETITRFSKV from the coding sequence GTGGACGTTCTTTCATACTATCTGGAGACCTACGAGGCTTGCAGAAAGGCTTTCGTAACTTATAAAAAGCAACTCAAGGCCAGATTTCGGCAGTTTCAATTCGAGACCTTGGAAATTCCGAAAGACGGAGGAGAGGTCGACACCTATTTTCTGGGCCAAAAGAAGGAACCGGCTAGACGGATCGTTGTGATGAGCTCAGGGATCCACGGGATCGAGGGCTTTGCCGGTTCTGCTTTTCAAAGAAGATGGATCGAGGAATACCTTCTGGACGAAAAGAGTCATTTTAAACTTCCTAAGAATGTTGACTTCCTTCTGATCCACGGAATTAACGCTCATGGTTTCAAGAACCAACTTAGGGTGAACGAAAGGAATGTAGACTTAAACCGAAACTTCGCTTTGAAAAGAGAGAAACTGCATAAGAAGTTTAAGAATAAGAATTACAGAAAGATCCAAACCTTTCTGAACCCAGGAACTCCTTTTACGAATTATTTATTAGAGTATTCTCTCTTTGTGATCCGGTTCTTGGGAGTGGTCGCAAGGTTCGGCGCTAAGTATGTGATGGATGCCGCGGTGAATGGTCAGTATGAATTCCCTAAAGGAATCTATTATGGGGGAAGAAAGCCGGAGCCAGTGGTTCGTCGTCTTCGTAAATTCTTTAAGAAGGTTCTAAAGCCTTATGATCAGATCTTGGTCTTGGATTTTCATACAGGTTATGGAGAAAGAAACGGTTTGAGTCTCATGCAGAACGCTCCTGCAGGTTCTAAGGAAGATAAGAATCTACGAAAAGTATTCGGAGACTTTGGCCTTTTATTGAACGAAGGAGAAGAAGACTTCTATCGTACTTCCGGTGATTTCACAGACTTCTTTGGAAAGATTTTTAATAAGGAAAAGGATTTCTTTCCGATCACAGTAGAGTTGGGCACCAACGGGAATATGAGCCTGACCGGCGCATTGAAAGGCAGTTTTTTAATGATCAGCGAGAATCGGATCCGTTTTAAAGGATCCAAATCCGAATCTTCTGCAAATCGAATCAAAGAAGAGTTTAGAGAGATGTTCTATCCGAGTAGGGAAGATTGGAGGCTAGCCGCTATGGATCATGTCTTCGGGATCTTGCCGGAGACAATCACTCGCTTCTCAAAGGTTTGA
- a CDS encoding GAF domain-containing SpoIIE family protein phosphatase, with translation MTNTDPEARKYRSLLNTSTILNANLDLYQLLPLIMLYSKDLLEAEASSLFLLEEKDGFLYCEVALGEKGEIIQKYARLEPGQGIAGWVAKEKKPIVLDDAYTDPRFNPALDQKTGFRTRSLACVPLFIQDKVIGTLEILNKSQNRSFDSSDIEVLSSLSEIAAIAIKNAQTHESLKKRVLELRLLYEFEKLTVAEKSIHELGNWLLDKVLEFLEAKAGTIYIADPTLEVLRILAARGIPEDAIHNIQVPYGEGISGWVAEEKQSLLIQSLDEDPRYDKNAKYKFEANSLISAPLLYRDELLGVISVNNKYSGFAFTNADLEMLGAIANRLSVTIKNANLFHKVMDSDRELKRAREVMHKILPSSLPYIPGLDFGLQHLPYDNVGGDFYNVIKLDENRSAILIADVSGHGLSASVVATVIHTVVETFEHDTLCSPSKFFTALNFALYNKLAGNFLTAFYGVIHTGTNTLCYSNAGHNPPILYRKGEGTSSHLETKGKLVGVIPDLFFEEYVTAFQPQDRLVMYTDGLTEHSNADRTRRYSEDLLTLAVRTYSQSSANESASSLIKECRTYCHRSDFEDDVTLMIVDRI, from the coding sequence ATGACCAATACCGACCCGGAAGCCAGGAAATACAGGAGTCTTTTAAATACTAGTACGATCCTGAATGCAAATCTGGATCTCTACCAGTTATTGCCTCTGATCATGTTGTATTCCAAGGATTTACTGGAAGCCGAGGCAAGTTCTCTCTTTCTTTTGGAAGAAAAAGACGGGTTTCTGTATTGCGAGGTAGCCTTGGGAGAAAAGGGAGAGATCATACAAAAGTATGCTCGTCTAGAACCTGGCCAAGGAATTGCGGGTTGGGTAGCTAAAGAAAAGAAACCAATCGTTTTAGATGACGCATATACGGATCCTAGATTCAATCCCGCTCTAGACCAGAAAACAGGGTTTAGAACAAGATCACTCGCCTGCGTTCCCTTGTTCATACAAGACAAGGTGATCGGCACACTTGAAATTTTAAATAAATCCCAGAATAGAAGCTTCGACTCTTCTGATATTGAAGTGCTCAGCTCTCTTTCAGAGATTGCGGCTATCGCGATCAAGAATGCTCAAACCCATGAGTCCTTAAAGAAAAGAGTTCTGGAGCTAAGACTACTTTACGAATTTGAGAAGTTAACTGTAGCTGAAAAAAGTATCCACGAACTTGGGAACTGGCTATTAGATAAGGTACTCGAATTTTTAGAGGCAAAGGCTGGTACGATCTATATCGCGGACCCAACCTTAGAAGTCTTACGTATCCTTGCCGCCAGAGGGATCCCTGAAGATGCGATTCATAATATTCAAGTTCCTTACGGAGAAGGAATCTCCGGCTGGGTTGCTGAGGAAAAGCAAAGCCTTTTGATCCAAAGCCTAGATGAGGATCCAAGATACGACAAGAATGCTAAGTATAAGTTCGAGGCTAACTCTCTTATCTCCGCGCCATTGCTCTATAGAGACGAGCTTCTAGGAGTTATCAGCGTAAATAATAAGTATTCAGGCTTTGCATTTACGAATGCCGATCTAGAAATGCTAGGCGCCATAGCAAATCGACTCAGTGTAACCATCAAGAATGCGAATCTATTCCATAAAGTGATGGATTCAGATAGAGAGTTGAAAAGAGCAAGAGAGGTAATGCATAAGATACTTCCTTCCTCCTTGCCGTACATACCTGGATTGGATTTTGGACTACAGCATCTCCCCTATGATAATGTGGGTGGAGACTTCTATAATGTGATCAAGCTGGACGAAAATAGATCCGCAATCCTAATCGCTGATGTTTCCGGACATGGACTTTCTGCATCGGTCGTTGCAACTGTGATCCATACGGTGGTGGAGACCTTCGAGCATGACACTCTTTGCAGTCCTTCCAAATTTTTTACTGCACTCAATTTTGCATTATACAACAAGCTTGCGGGGAATTTCCTAACAGCCTTCTACGGAGTCATCCATACAGGCACAAATACATTATGTTATTCGAATGCAGGCCATAATCCTCCTATTCTATACAGAAAGGGAGAAGGCACTTCTTCTCATTTAGAAACCAAAGGAAAATTGGTAGGAGTGATCCCGGACCTATTCTTCGAAGAGTATGTAACCGCTTTTCAACCGCAAGACAGATTGGTAATGTATACAGACGGATTGACCGAACATTCAAACGCAGATCGAACTCGTAGATATAGTGAGGATCTCTTGACACTTGCAGTCAGAACATATTCCCAGTCTTCTGCGAATGAGTCTGCCTCTTCACTGATCAAAGAATGTAGGACTTATTGCCATAGATCCGATTTCGAAGATGACGTGACCCTGATGATCGTGGATCGCATCTGA
- a CDS encoding metallophosphoesterase, with the protein MEFDLQRLVIFLSVFTVILFLGYSYAASRLSAPFELNTFQSVLLWCAVVFLVLLTPSAYILSLFYRETPWQKFWAYSAFTTLGFSTILVSFVVFRDLGNLVWKGSLFISDKLQASATQTEEGSGFSRRDFISRFSSFALLGMAGGLTAFGMYQAKKSPSVKRVSIKVKDLPEGLHGFKIAQLSDIHIGPTIKGGFLEEVVRKTNSLGADMVAVTGDLVDGTVGMLRDHVSPLKGLKSKHGTFFVTGNHEYYSGVLAWIRELEEMGIHVLLNQNKLLEHNGATIAVAGVTDYKAHTIIPGHRTDPKQASQGTENAHYKLLLAHQPNSVFEAAKAGFDLQLSGHTHGGQYFPGNVFIHLFQKFVAGLSEWEGTQLYVSRGTGYWGPPLRIGAPSEITVLVLEKHS; encoded by the coding sequence ATGGAGTTCGATTTGCAAAGATTAGTGATTTTTCTCAGTGTTTTTACGGTAATACTGTTTCTTGGATATTCGTACGCGGCGAGTCGTCTCAGCGCTCCTTTCGAATTGAATACTTTCCAGTCCGTGCTTCTTTGGTGTGCCGTTGTTTTTCTGGTTCTTCTTACTCCGAGCGCATACATTCTTAGCTTGTTTTATAGAGAAACTCCTTGGCAGAAGTTTTGGGCCTACTCTGCTTTCACCACCTTGGGTTTCTCTACCATTCTAGTTTCTTTCGTAGTGTTCCGAGATCTTGGAAATCTAGTTTGGAAAGGAAGTCTCTTTATCTCGGATAAATTGCAAGCGAGTGCCACGCAAACAGAAGAAGGCTCCGGATTCTCCAGACGGGATTTTATCTCTCGCTTCTCCTCATTCGCGTTACTCGGAATGGCGGGAGGATTGACTGCATTCGGAATGTACCAGGCAAAGAAAAGCCCTTCCGTTAAGAGAGTAAGCATTAAGGTAAAAGATCTTCCAGAAGGACTTCACGGCTTTAAGATCGCTCAACTTTCTGATATCCATATCGGGCCCACGATCAAGGGCGGTTTCCTCGAGGAAGTAGTTAGAAAGACGAATTCTTTAGGAGCGGATATGGTTGCCGTTACGGGAGATCTCGTAGATGGAACAGTAGGAATGCTGCGCGATCATGTGAGTCCTCTAAAAGGACTGAAATCCAAACATGGAACCTTCTTCGTGACCGGAAACCATGAGTATTATTCCGGAGTTCTGGCTTGGATCCGAGAGCTGGAAGAAATGGGTATCCATGTTCTATTAAATCAAAATAAATTACTAGAACATAATGGAGCTACGATTGCAGTCGCAGGAGTGACGGATTATAAGGCTCATACAATCATACCTGGACATAGGACAGACCCTAAGCAAGCCTCTCAAGGTACGGAGAATGCTCATTACAAACTTCTACTTGCACATCAACCGAATTCGGTCTTCGAAGCTGCAAAGGCAGGATTTGATCTTCAACTTTCCGGCCATACTCATGGGGGACAATATTTCCCAGGGAATGTGTTCATTCATCTTTTCCAAAAATTCGTAGCTGGTTTAAGTGAGTGGGAAGGGACGCAATTGTATGTGAGTCGCGGGACTGGATATTGGGGACCACCTCTCCGAATCGGAGCTCCTTCCGAGATCACAGTCTTGGTATTAGAAAAACATTCCTAG
- a CDS encoding DoxX family protein, with translation MERWHDWLENHRDWWIDLVRMYLGGVLVYKGLQFLADTDSLIRLMELNNAPYASTLLAHYIVIAHICGGVLLLLGLLTRFSAMLQLPVLVGAVLFIHAREGFVSPGSNLPYASMILLLLLHFSLYGSGRISADFYIETHKSV, from the coding sequence ATGGAAAGATGGCATGATTGGTTAGAAAATCATCGGGATTGGTGGATCGATTTAGTTCGTATGTATTTGGGAGGAGTTCTTGTCTATAAAGGACTGCAGTTCCTCGCGGATACGGATTCATTGATCCGATTGATGGAATTGAATAACGCTCCCTATGCTTCTACATTGCTCGCTCACTACATAGTGATCGCGCATATTTGCGGAGGAGTATTGTTATTGTTAGGACTTCTGACTAGATTCTCGGCGATGTTGCAATTGCCTGTATTAGTCGGCGCTGTTCTATTCATCCATGCAAGAGAAGGATTTGTATCTCCAGGATCGAATCTACCTTATGCTTCCATGATACTACTGCTACTTTTGCATTTTTCTTTATATGGATCGGGCCGTATCTCCGCCGATTTCTATATAGAGACACACAAGAGCGTTTAG
- a CDS encoding hemin-degrading factor, producing MSAIESSNAKKLIQAWKTLRESEPRLRMRDIASRLNISEADLLASSEITEEQDFPKVKSLEENWGDLFSRLGSLEYVMVLTRNEACVHERKGRFEEVSSGPGNILVVGPDIDLRLFPGAWKFGFAVEESKKEGVQRSFQFFDAKGDAVHKIFLTERSNIKAWEDLRSEFSKKNPLTDSLLLPKEVFSPSSLPKKEINAETKEQFLMDWGRLKDTHEFFPLLRKHGVSRIQSMELAEGKFSRKLDSSLVLKMLELASLDRIPIMVFVGNQGAIQIHTGEITNIKVLESWWNVLDPEFNLHLRSDLISSSWIVEKPSNDGTIHSIEVYDENGELIVQFFGKRKPGQPERTDWIGILDSLSSSVSA from the coding sequence ATGTCCGCCATCGAATCGTCGAACGCAAAAAAACTGATCCAAGCCTGGAAGACTTTAAGAGAGTCAGAACCACGCTTAAGAATGAGAGATATCGCCTCTCGCTTGAATATTTCTGAGGCAGACCTACTCGCTTCCTCTGAGATCACAGAAGAACAAGACTTTCCGAAAGTAAAAAGCCTGGAAGAAAACTGGGGAGATCTATTCTCCAGATTAGGAAGCCTAGAATACGTCATGGTATTGACCAGAAACGAGGCTTGCGTGCACGAAAGAAAGGGTCGTTTCGAAGAAGTCAGTTCCGGCCCCGGAAACATTCTAGTCGTAGGCCCTGATATCGATCTCAGACTATTTCCAGGTGCTTGGAAATTCGGTTTTGCGGTAGAAGAATCCAAAAAGGAAGGAGTCCAAAGATCCTTTCAATTCTTTGACGCAAAAGGAGATGCAGTACATAAGATTTTTCTAACAGAGAGATCTAATATAAAGGCCTGGGAGGATCTAAGATCCGAATTTTCCAAAAAGAATCCTCTCACAGACTCACTACTCCTTCCTAAAGAAGTATTCTCTCCTTCTTCTTTGCCTAAGAAAGAGATCAATGCCGAGACCAAGGAGCAATTCCTTATGGATTGGGGAAGATTAAAAGACACTCATGAATTCTTTCCTTTATTAAGAAAACATGGAGTATCCAGAATCCAATCCATGGAATTGGCAGAAGGAAAATTTAGTCGCAAGCTAGACTCCTCATTGGTCCTAAAAATGTTAGAACTAGCTTCCTTGGATAGAATTCCTATCATGGTATTCGTAGGAAACCAAGGAGCCATTCAGATCCATACAGGAGAAATCACAAATATTAAGGTTTTGGAAAGTTGGTGGAATGTATTAGATCCTGAATTCAATCTGCATCTTAGATCCGATCTGATCTCAAGTTCCTGGATCGTGGAAAAACCCTCCAACGATGGAACAATTCATTCTATAGAAGTCTATGACGAGAACGGAGAATTGATCGTGCAATTTTTCGGAAAAAGAAAACCGGGACAGCCGGAAAGAACGGATTGGATAGGAATACTAGACAGTCTCTCCTCTTCCGTCTCTGCGTAA